One genomic segment of Erysipelotrichaceae bacterium 66202529 includes these proteins:
- a CDS encoding Rpn family recombination-promoting nuclease/putative transposase: protein MKVEVQERLKYDNDIFFKFALGTEDEDAAFIRNTIIERVTGIHPKESTVLNPNLDPAILKKKKMVLDIRVKDSEGREYGIEMQTTYSKQSELKRFELYGARMLSNQLDSGERYYDLLPVYQIIFLDSYAEHTKKLIDAYQMRNEEGEVESKRSLMKRIYIYLPEINAIVKRKGFEKLNDFEQLCFLFKNNDEDGILKTEERLVKKVMEKYRKFQDAEDLWSIAMATQIQEQREKNAILDSFEDGVEQGIKQGIEQGIEQGIEQGIELGIKQGQNEGERKLLNRQMVNKYHEDCSTWLCSLTTEQLDLVSNLLFTCDTLQELKNQLTVNK, encoded by the coding sequence ATGAAGGTAGAGGTGCAGGAACGACTGAAATATGATAACGATATTTTTTTTAAGTTCGCTCTTGGCACAGAGGATGAAGATGCTGCTTTTATCCGTAACACCATTATTGAACGAGTGACAGGAATCCATCCTAAGGAAAGCACCGTATTAAATCCTAATCTGGATCCTGCTATTCTCAAAAAGAAAAAAATGGTATTGGACATCCGTGTGAAGGACAGCGAAGGAAGAGAATACGGCATCGAAATGCAAACCACGTATTCAAAGCAATCAGAGTTAAAACGCTTTGAACTGTACGGAGCCAGAATGTTATCGAATCAGCTTGATAGCGGAGAAAGGTATTATGATCTTCTGCCTGTTTATCAAATTATCTTTCTTGATTCCTATGCAGAACACACGAAGAAGTTAATTGATGCCTATCAGATGAGAAATGAGGAAGGCGAAGTAGAAAGTAAGCGCAGTTTAATGAAGAGGATTTACATCTATCTGCCGGAGATAAATGCAATCGTCAAGCGCAAAGGATTTGAAAAGCTGAATGACTTTGAACAATTGTGCTTCCTGTTTAAAAATAATGATGAAGATGGTATACTAAAAACAGAGGAAAGGCTGGTGAAGAAGGTAATGGAAAAGTACAGAAAATTTCAAGATGCAGAAGACCTCTGGTCGATAGCGATGGCAACGCAGATACAGGAACAGCGCGAAAAAAATGCCATTTTGGATAGTTTTGAAGATGGTGTTGAACAAGGAATTAAGCAGGGGATTGAGCAAGGAATCGAGCAAGGAATTGAACAGGGGATCGAATTGGGGATTAAACAGGGACAAAATGAAGGGGAAAGAAAACTATTAAATAGACAAATGGTAAATAAATATCATGAAGACTGCTCAACATGGTTATGTTCTTTAACAACGGAACAGCTCGACCTTGTATCCAATTTATTATTCACCTGTGATACCTTGCAGGAACTAAAGAATCAGCTTACAGTCAACAAATAA
- the glmU gene encoding bifunctional UDP-N-acetylglucosamine diphosphorylase/glucosamine-1-phosphate N-acetyltransferase GlmU: MKSAIVLAAGKGTRMKSALNKVMHPVLNKPMIGHITDALKASGVERIVVVVGHGAESVKEYLQDSVEYAIQQPQLGTGHAVMQAGALEGLDGDTIVVNGDGPCIQKETIQKAFESNRDAACTVLTSVLPDGERYGRIIRNAQGKVEKIVEAKDCSEEELKVKEINTGIFCFNNKALFEGLKEITNDNAQQEYYLTDLVEIFNKKDLCVNAMVVEDPDEAMGVNDRVDLAKANAWMKRHVNEAHMRAGVTIVDPEHTYIDVDAVIGEDTVIYPNVYIQGKTVIGKNVTILPNSFLRNAVIGDDVTIDSSKIVESSVGNRSTVGPMSHLRNNTEICEDCRIGNFVEFKNSHFGDGSKCAHLTYIGDSDFGKKINVGCGVVTVNYDGKHKFRTTVHDGAFIGSNCNLIAPVTIGENALLAAGSTITDSVDDGDMGIARARQSIKKGFGTTYKNK, from the coding sequence ATGAAATCTGCTATTGTTTTAGCTGCCGGAAAAGGCACAAGAATGAAGTCAGCTTTGAACAAAGTGATGCATCCCGTCTTAAACAAGCCGATGATCGGACACATTACTGATGCCCTGAAAGCAAGCGGTGTGGAACGCATTGTTGTAGTTGTTGGACATGGTGCTGAAAGTGTAAAGGAGTATCTGCAGGATTCTGTAGAGTATGCGATTCAACAGCCTCAGTTAGGAACTGGACACGCCGTCATGCAGGCGGGTGCTCTGGAAGGTCTGGATGGAGATACCATCGTTGTTAACGGTGATGGCCCCTGCATTCAGAAGGAAACGATTCAAAAAGCATTTGAAAGCAACCGCGATGCTGCCTGTACCGTACTGACAAGCGTGCTGCCGGACGGGGAGCGCTATGGACGCATTATCCGCAATGCACAGGGAAAAGTGGAAAAGATTGTTGAAGCAAAGGATTGCAGTGAAGAAGAGCTGAAGGTAAAAGAAATCAACACCGGAATTTTCTGTTTCAATAACAAGGCACTGTTTGAAGGTCTGAAGGAAATCACCAATGATAACGCACAGCAGGAATATTACCTGACAGATCTTGTGGAAATTTTTAATAAAAAGGATCTGTGTGTCAATGCTATGGTTGTGGAGGATCCGGATGAAGCGATGGGTGTCAATGACCGTGTAGATCTGGCAAAAGCAAATGCATGGATGAAGCGTCATGTAAATGAAGCTCATATGCGTGCAGGAGTTACGATTGTTGATCCTGAACATACGTATATTGATGTGGATGCTGTCATTGGTGAGGATACCGTCATATATCCGAATGTATACATCCAGGGAAAAACAGTAATTGGAAAGAACGTTACAATACTGCCGAATTCATTTCTGCGCAATGCTGTGATTGGGGATGATGTAACGATTGACAGCAGTAAGATCGTTGAAAGCAGTGTAGGAAACCGTTCCACGGTGGGGCCGATGTCTCATTTAAGAAACAATACAGAAATCTGTGAAGACTGCCGTATTGGAAACTTTGTGGAATTTAAAAACTCTCACTTTGGTGATGGCTCCAAGTGTGCCCACCTGACATATATCGGAGATTCTGACTTTGGTAAGAAAATCAATGTCGGCTGCGGTGTGGTTACTGTCAATTATGACGGCAAGCATAAATTCCGCACAACGGTACATGACGGGGCATTTATCGGAAGCAACTGTAATCTGATTGCACCTGTTACCATCGGTGAGAACGCCCTGCTTGCGGCAGGCTCCACTATCACGGATTCCGTAGATGACGGTGATATGGGGATTGCAAGAGCACGACAGTCCATTAAAAAGGGATTCGGAACAACTTACAAGAACAAATAG
- the prs gene encoding ribose-phosphate diphosphokinase, with amino-acid sequence MENKTVVFALTSSVELANEIVGELGIPLGQCDVKHFSDGEILVEIGESVRGKNVYIVQSTCAPVSSNIMEVLIAIDACKRASAGHISVVMPYFGYARQDRKAKPRQPITSKLVADLLERAGANRVITMELHATQIQGFFDIPADDISAICIIGKYFKSLNLKDVVVVSPDHGGTTRARRLAEILHAPLAIIDKRRPKPNVAEAMNIIGDVNGKIAIVVDDIVDTAGTLTAGIQMLYDKGATAVYASCIHGVLSGPAIDRLKAANLAGFVCTNTIPQDDKAALYPQMKVLSVGPVLGQVIKAVEESRPVSEIVAKYAE; translated from the coding sequence ATGGAAAACAAAACAGTAGTTTTTGCGTTAACTTCAAGCGTTGAGCTAGCAAATGAAATCGTGGGAGAATTAGGGATACCTTTAGGTCAGTGTGACGTAAAGCATTTCTCCGACGGGGAAATCTTGGTAGAAATAGGGGAGTCCGTGCGCGGAAAAAACGTTTACATCGTTCAATCCACATGTGCACCTGTCTCCAGCAATATCATGGAGGTACTGATTGCCATTGATGCCTGCAAGCGTGCAAGTGCCGGTCATATTTCTGTCGTTATGCCGTATTTCGGTTATGCACGACAGGATCGTAAGGCAAAACCAAGACAGCCGATCACATCCAAGCTTGTTGCGGATCTGCTGGAACGTGCAGGGGCAAACCGGGTTATCACCATGGAGCTGCATGCAACGCAGATTCAGGGCTTCTTCGACATTCCTGCAGATGATATTTCAGCCATCTGCATCATCGGTAAATATTTTAAGAGTCTGAATCTGAAAGATGTTGTGGTTGTATCTCCAGACCACGGCGGAACTACTCGTGCGAGAAGACTTGCAGAAATTCTTCACGCTCCATTAGCAATCATTGATAAACGTCGTCCAAAGCCAAACGTTGCGGAAGCTATGAACATCATTGGGGATGTAAATGGTAAAATCGCTATTGTGGTAGACGATATTGTGGATACGGCAGGTACCTTAACTGCAGGTATTCAAATGCTGTATGATAAAGGCGCAACGGCTGTATATGCTTCCTGCATACACGGCGTTCTTTCCGGGCCGGCTATAGATCGTCTGAAGGCTGCCAACCTGGCAGGCTTTGTATGTACCAATACAATTCCTCAGGATGACAAGGCTGCATTGTACCCGCAAATGAAGGTATTATCTGTAGGACCTGTTCTCGGACAGGTTATCAAGGCTGTGGAAGAAAGCAGACCAGTCAGTGAAATCGTTGCGAAATACGCTGAATAA
- a CDS encoding DUF1622 domain-containing protein: MLEHFIESMLPEIVSILEIIGIIVITIGSLKAFYHYIKALFTHKHYPIRIELANALALGLEFKMGAEILKTVLVRSFSEIYILGAIILLRALLSLMIHFEIKTEKEHGSASEASPNNY; this comes from the coding sequence ATGCTGGAACATTTCATAGAGTCCATGCTGCCGGAGATTGTATCCATACTGGAAATCATCGGTATCATTGTGATCACCATCGGATCGCTGAAGGCGTTTTATCACTATATCAAAGCGCTGTTCACCCATAAACATTATCCGATCCGTATCGAACTGGCAAATGCTCTGGCATTAGGTTTGGAGTTTAAAATGGGTGCCGAAATACTGAAGACAGTACTTGTCAGAAGCTTTTCGGAAATCTATATTCTGGGAGCCATCATCCTGCTGCGTGCCCTGCTGTCTTTGATGATTCACTTTGAAATCAAGACCGAAAAGGAACACGGGTCAGCGAGTGAGGCTTCACCGAATAATTATTAA
- the treC gene encoding alpha,alpha-phosphotrehalase, which produces MNFKEKTVYQIYPKSFQDSNGDGWGDLQGVISRLDYLQKLGIDYIWFNAMFVSPQRDNGYDVEDYLRIDERYGTMDDFTQLCREAKKRGIDIMLDMVFNHTSIQHAWFQRALNGEEKYKKYYFFRKGKADGSAPTNWQSKFGGPAWEYVEQLDEYYLHLFDVTQADLNWDNPEVRRELVDIVNFWRSKGVHGFRFDVVNLVSKSCFEDDPNLFDGRQFYTDGPHIHEYLKELNLNSFGNDTDSMTVGEMSSTTLENCVHYSGAQAHELTSVFTFHHLKVDYKDKKKWELMPFDFMELKQLLNDWQTGMQEADAWNALFWCNHDQPRALSRFCDDQNYRIEAAKMLATTLHCMRGTPYVYQGEEIGMTNAYYTHISQYRDVESTNFYEILKAEGRSKNEILHVLQERSRDNARTPMQWSAEKNAGFTNQTPWIPVIDNYKEINVENALQDEASIFYHYQKLIRMRKEYPLIQDGRFIPILETHKAVFAYKRVSADDELLVLSNFYPEKTNVELKDIDGYERLLSNYKDSRLQTEMTLRPYESVIFYRTK; this is translated from the coding sequence ATGAATTTTAAAGAAAAAACAGTATATCAGATTTATCCAAAATCGTTCCAGGATTCCAATGGTGATGGCTGGGGAGATCTGCAGGGTGTAATTTCCAGACTGGACTATCTGCAGAAGCTTGGGATAGATTATATCTGGTTCAATGCGATGTTTGTTTCTCCGCAAAGAGATAACGGCTATGATGTTGAGGATTATCTAAGAATAGATGAGCGTTATGGTACCATGGATGATTTTACACAATTATGCAGGGAAGCAAAAAAACGCGGCATCGACATTATGCTGGATATGGTCTTTAATCACACCTCTATACAGCACGCATGGTTTCAAAGAGCGTTAAACGGAGAAGAGAAATACAAAAAATATTATTTCTTCCGCAAAGGAAAAGCGGATGGCAGTGCTCCTACAAACTGGCAGTCTAAGTTTGGAGGGCCTGCATGGGAATATGTAGAACAGCTTGACGAATATTACCTTCACCTCTTTGATGTCACACAGGCTGATTTAAACTGGGATAACCCTGAGGTAAGAAGGGAGCTTGTGGATATCGTCAATTTCTGGCGCAGTAAGGGTGTTCATGGCTTCCGCTTTGATGTTGTCAATCTGGTTTCAAAAAGCTGCTTTGAGGATGATCCGAATCTATTCGATGGAAGACAGTTTTATACGGATGGCCCGCATATACATGAATATTTAAAGGAACTGAATCTTAACAGCTTTGGAAATGATACAGACAGTATGACAGTAGGAGAAATGAGCTCAACCACACTGGAGAACTGTGTTCATTATTCCGGCGCTCAAGCACATGAGCTTACAAGTGTATTTACCTTCCATCATCTAAAGGTGGATTATAAGGATAAAAAGAAATGGGAGCTTATGCCGTTTGACTTCATGGAGCTGAAGCAGCTTTTGAATGACTGGCAAACAGGAATGCAGGAGGCAGATGCATGGAATGCATTGTTCTGGTGCAATCACGATCAGCCACGTGCCCTATCAAGATTCTGTGATGATCAAAATTATCGAATAGAAGCCGCGAAAATGCTGGCAACCACACTCCACTGTATGCGTGGTACGCCATACGTGTATCAAGGAGAGGAAATTGGTATGACGAATGCCTATTATACACATATTTCCCAATACCGTGATGTGGAGAGTACAAACTTCTATGAAATTCTCAAAGCCGAAGGACGCAGTAAAAACGAAATCCTCCATGTTTTGCAGGAACGAAGCCGTGATAACGCAAGAACACCCATGCAGTGGAGTGCTGAGAAAAATGCAGGATTTACAAATCAGACGCCATGGATACCAGTGATTGATAATTACAAAGAGATCAATGTGGAAAACGCATTGCAGGATGAAGCCTCTATATTTTATCATTATCAGAAGCTGATCCGTATGCGAAAGGAATATCCACTCATTCAGGATGGCCGCTTTATCCCTATATTAGAGACACATAAAGCTGTATTTGCCTACAAACGTGTATCGGCTGATGATGAGCTTCTTGTACTCAGCAATTTCTATCCTGAAAAAACCAATGTTGAGCTAAAGGACATAGACGGCTATGAACGATTACTCAGTAATTACAAGGATAGCAGATTGCAAACAGAAATGACACTGCGTCCGTATGAGTCTGTTATATTCTACAGGACGAAATAA
- the treP gene encoding PTS system trehalose-specific EIIBC component, with the protein MAKFQEDVRKLLTYIGGKENIQAVSHCVTRMRFVLKDPALADIAEIEALPSAKGTFTQSGQFQVIIGNEVSEFYNEFTAYAGIDGVSKDTLKSSAKSNQTVLQRMMGALGEIFAPLIPALICGGLILGFRNIIGEIAMFDGQTLAQLSPFWNGLYSFLWLIGEAVFHMLPVGIVWSITKKMGTIQILGIILGLTLVSPQLLNGFQVAATKASDIPVWDFGFAQIQMIGYQGQVIAAMLAGFVLVYLEKFFRKHCPAVISMIVVPFCSLIPAVIIAHTLVGPIGWTIGNAIADAVYNGLTSSFGVLFAALFGLVYAPIVMTGLHHMTNAIDTTLTNMFGGTILWPMIALSNIAQGSSVLAMAVLQKNDEKAQQINIPALISCYLGVTEPALFGVNLKYGFPLICGMIGSSVAAVISVGFGVQAFSIGVGGLPGIISIKSQFWLAFLAAMATAIIIPFVLTLIVGRKKLSSKKETMKAVKAEERFQAPMSGICLPLEAVEDQAFSSKAMGDGFAIDLQDGRIYAPLSGTIVMAFPSGHAYGIQTDNGKEILLHIGMDTVELNGEGFHSHVKLKDNVKQGDLIAEVDLAYIRGKGKSLVSPIVFTDGTRVKLHKVNEEVTAGDEHIITYN; encoded by the coding sequence ATGGCAAAGTTCCAGGAAGATGTAAGGAAGCTGCTCACTTATATAGGCGGCAAAGAAAACATACAGGCGGTATCGCACTGTGTCACAAGAATGCGTTTTGTACTCAAGGATCCTGCATTGGCAGATATTGCGGAAATTGAAGCACTGCCAAGTGCAAAAGGCACATTCACACAATCCGGACAGTTTCAGGTCATTATCGGTAATGAGGTCAGTGAGTTCTATAATGAATTTACAGCATATGCAGGAATTGACGGAGTTTCCAAGGATACCTTAAAAAGCTCTGCGAAATCCAATCAGACTGTTCTTCAGCGTATGATGGGAGCCCTTGGCGAAATTTTTGCCCCTCTGATTCCCGCTCTGATTTGCGGAGGTCTGATATTGGGCTTCCGTAATATTATTGGAGAAATTGCCATGTTTGACGGACAGACACTGGCACAGCTATCACCATTCTGGAATGGCCTTTACAGCTTCCTGTGGCTGATAGGCGAAGCGGTCTTCCATATGCTTCCTGTGGGAATCGTATGGTCAATTACAAAGAAAATGGGTACGATACAGATTCTTGGAATCATTCTCGGTCTTACGCTGGTCTCCCCGCAGCTTTTAAACGGCTTCCAGGTGGCAGCCACAAAAGCCTCGGATATTCCTGTCTGGGATTTCGGCTTCGCACAGATTCAGATGATCGGCTATCAGGGACAGGTCATCGCAGCTATGCTGGCCGGCTTTGTTCTTGTATATCTTGAAAAATTCTTTCGTAAGCATTGTCCTGCTGTCATTTCCATGATTGTTGTTCCTTTCTGTTCTCTGATACCTGCTGTTATCATTGCCCATACACTGGTAGGGCCGATCGGATGGACGATTGGAAATGCGATTGCCGATGCGGTATACAACGGCCTTACCTCCAGCTTTGGTGTTCTATTTGCGGCTTTGTTCGGCTTGGTATACGCTCCCATCGTTATGACTGGACTTCATCATATGACCAATGCCATAGACACCACATTGACCAATATGTTTGGTGGTACGATCTTATGGCCGATGATCGCTTTATCCAATATTGCACAGGGCTCCAGTGTACTTGCTATGGCTGTTCTACAGAAAAATGATGAAAAGGCACAACAAATCAATATACCCGCACTGATATCCTGCTATCTTGGAGTTACAGAACCGGCGCTGTTCGGTGTCAACCTGAAATACGGGTTTCCTTTGATCTGTGGCATGATTGGCTCCAGTGTTGCTGCTGTCATATCCGTAGGCTTTGGCGTACAAGCATTCAGCATCGGTGTCGGCGGCTTGCCGGGTATCATTTCCATAAAATCACAGTTCTGGCTCGCTTTCCTTGCTGCTATGGCAACTGCAATCATCATTCCGTTTGTATTGACGCTTATTGTCGGCAGGAAGAAGCTGTCATCAAAAAAGGAAACAATGAAAGCTGTAAAAGCAGAAGAAAGATTTCAGGCACCGATGAGCGGTATCTGTCTGCCTTTAGAAGCTGTTGAAGATCAGGCATTTTCATCAAAGGCCATGGGAGACGGCTTTGCTATTGACCTGCAGGATGGAAGAATTTATGCACCGTTAAGCGGAACTATCGTAATGGCATTCCCAAGTGGACATGCTTATGGTATACAGACGGACAATGGTAAGGAAATCCTGCTTCATATCGGTATGGATACCGTGGAACTGAATGGGGAAGGCTTTCATTCGCATGTTAAGCTGAAAGACAACGTTAAGCAGGGAGATCTTATAGCTGAGGTTGATCTTGCCTATATCAGAGGAAAAGGAAAATCCCTTGTTTCTCCTATCGTGTTTACAGATGGCACAAGGGTTAAGCTGCACAAGGTAAATGAAGAGGTTACAGCAGGTGATGAACATATCATCACTTACAATTAG
- the treR gene encoding trehalose operon repressor produces the protein MSKYEAIYRDILGRIEQNIYNAGDTLPGEYELMKIYSASRDTVRKALLLLAQNGYIQKSKGRGSIVLDRQRYDFPVSGVISFKELADKMEQDVATKVICLEKTQPDERIRRIFHMDADAKIWLIQRVRFIDHEAVILDTDVLDAAIVPELNEDILKTSLYAYIEDTLHLKIAYAEKEITCQNVSGLDTKVLDMKQYDMVVNVESCTYLDDARIFQYTNSRHRPDKFRFKDFARRVKMA, from the coding sequence ATGTCAAAATATGAAGCGATTTATCGTGATATTCTTGGAAGAATAGAGCAAAACATATACAATGCCGGAGATACGCTTCCCGGTGAATATGAGCTTATGAAAATCTATAGTGCCTCCAGAGACACGGTACGTAAAGCTCTGCTACTGTTGGCTCAAAACGGTTATATACAAAAGTCCAAAGGCAGAGGGAGTATCGTTCTGGACCGACAGCGCTATGACTTTCCTGTTTCCGGCGTAATCAGCTTTAAGGAGCTCGCAGATAAAATGGAGCAGGATGTAGCTACAAAGGTCATCTGTCTGGAAAAAACACAACCGGATGAACGGATTCGTCGTATCTTTCATATGGATGCTGATGCAAAGATATGGCTGATTCAGCGAGTACGCTTTATTGATCATGAGGCCGTCATTCTAGATACGGATGTACTGGATGCAGCAATTGTTCCTGAGCTTAACGAGGATATCTTAAAGACCTCTCTTTATGCCTACATCGAAGATACACTACACTTAAAAATCGCCTATGCGGAAAAGGAGATAACCTGTCAGAATGTCAGTGGACTGGATACAAAGGTTCTGGATATGAAGCAGTATGATATGGTTGTAAATGTGGAATCCTGTACCTATCTGGATGATGCTCGTATTTTTCAATACACCAATTCAAGACACCGCCCGGATAAATTCCGGTTCAAGGATTTTGCAAGAAGGGTGAAAATGGCATAG
- a CDS encoding O-acetyl-ADP-ribose deacetylase, with protein MKIEILTADITRLQVDAIVNAANTSLLGGGGVDGAIHRAAGAQLLKECRALHGCRTGEAKITKGYQLPCRYVIHTPGPIWHGGKQNEQMLLESCYRSCMLLAEQYHIKSIAFPAISTGAYRFPLKLAAQIALQTLQTISETICTVTTVYLVCYDDETHRVYEQVKKELNI; from the coding sequence ATGAAAATAGAAATACTTACCGCTGATATTACCAGACTGCAGGTGGATGCAATCGTTAATGCTGCAAATACCTCATTGCTGGGAGGCGGCGGTGTAGACGGGGCCATTCACCGTGCAGCAGGAGCACAGCTGCTAAAGGAGTGTCGAGCATTGCACGGGTGTAGAACCGGAGAGGCAAAGATAACAAAGGGATATCAGCTCCCCTGCCGCTACGTAATCCATACACCCGGACCAATCTGGCACGGTGGCAAACAGAATGAGCAAATGTTGCTGGAAAGCTGTTACAGAAGCTGTATGCTGCTGGCTGAGCAATATCATATCAAAAGCATTGCATTTCCTGCAATCAGCACCGGAGCATACCGGTTTCCATTGAAGCTTGCGGCACAGATTGCTCTGCAAACACTACAGACTATATCAGAAACAATATGCACTGTAACAACGGTTTATCTTGTCTGCTATGATGATGAAACGCATAGGGTTTATGAGCAGGTTAAAAAAGAATTGAATATATAA
- a CDS encoding polysaccharide deacetylase family protein gives MKKEVWRDVILSSAAFLALMWVAFFWAQKYFPMEQDTSAVAKVEEKKVAYLTFDDGPSKHTQEILDILEAYHVKATFFVTGSNPEYYDLIQKEDAFGHAIGIHTFSHDYGKIYSSEKAYFEDVDKTNALIEKQTGHKVNILRFPGGTSNTVSRKYSSGIMSTLASAVTKKGYAYYDWNASNGDGNCYVGSDTLINTALKEIRDKKEVMILMHDGTGNKATVEALPVILKSMQSQGYEFRIIDSSTPEFHHHIAN, from the coding sequence ATGAAAAAAGAAGTATGGCGGGATGTGATTTTGAGCAGTGCTGCATTTCTGGCACTGATGTGGGTGGCATTCTTCTGGGCTCAGAAGTATTTTCCCATGGAACAGGATACATCCGCAGTAGCAAAGGTGGAAGAAAAAAAGGTCGCATATCTGACCTTCGATGACGGCCCAAGTAAACACACGCAGGAGATACTGGATATTTTAGAAGCCTATCATGTCAAGGCGACCTTCTTTGTGACCGGCAGCAATCCGGAATACTATGATCTGATTCAGAAAGAGGATGCATTTGGACATGCGATTGGTATTCATACCTTTTCCCATGATTATGGAAAAATTTATTCCAGTGAAAAGGCTTATTTTGAGGATGTAGATAAAACAAATGCATTGATCGAAAAGCAGACAGGACATAAGGTAAATATCCTTCGCTTTCCGGGTGGTACAAGCAATACGGTATCCAGGAAATACAGCAGCGGTATTATGAGCACGCTGGCTTCTGCTGTGACAAAGAAGGGATATGCGTATTATGATTGGAATGCTTCCAATGGTGATGGAAACTGCTATGTGGGAAGTGATACACTGATCAATACGGCATTAAAGGAAATACGTGATAAAAAGGAGGTCATGATTCTAATGCATGACGGTACGGGCAATAAGGCAACTGTAGAAGCTCTGCCTGTAATTTTGAAAAGTATGCAGTCGCAGGGCTATGAATTTCGCATTATTGATTCCTCAACACCGGAATTTCATCATCATATCGCAAACTGA
- a CDS encoding DUF2087 domain-containing protein, with protein MKITREKNLEEIKNGYTKDKRNFYHCNFCDAVFEDGEIFPINGHFYRAEKAVQMHIQKEHGSVFEQLLQLDKKSSSLTDVQKKLLQYIHEGKSDKEIASLTNTSASTVRHQRFVFREKARQAKMYLALYELSVEGMMDNLLEVHDHAAQVDERYVATSEDEEQVLKTMTLSTEPLKLKQIPAKEKKKIIILRKICEFLEPHQVYSEEEINAFLKQIFEDFVSLRRYLIEYGFLHRTTDCQFYSMDLGKIREVEDHE; from the coding sequence ATGAAAATAACAAGAGAAAAAAATTTAGAAGAAATAAAAAACGGATATACAAAGGATAAACGTAATTTTTATCACTGCAATTTCTGTGATGCAGTGTTTGAAGATGGGGAAATCTTTCCAATTAACGGTCATTTTTATCGCGCAGAAAAGGCAGTACAAATGCATATACAGAAGGAGCACGGCTCTGTTTTTGAACAGCTGCTGCAGCTTGATAAGAAGTCTAGCAGTCTGACTGATGTACAGAAGAAGCTGTTGCAGTATATTCATGAGGGAAAAAGTGATAAGGAAATCGCTTCCCTGACAAATACGAGTGCTTCAACCGTACGGCATCAGCGTTTTGTTTTTCGTGAAAAAGCAAGACAGGCAAAAATGTATCTGGCTCTTTATGAATTATCCGTTGAGGGTATGATGGATAATCTGCTGGAGGTACACGATCATGCAGCTCAGGTGGATGAGCGGTATGTGGCAACAAGTGAAGATGAGGAACAGGTGTTAAAAACGATGACCCTGTCCACTGAACCGCTGAAGCTGAAGCAGATACCGGCAAAGGAAAAGAAAAAAATTATCATTTTGCGTAAAATTTGTGAATTTTTGGAGCCTCATCAGGTATACAGCGAAGAAGAAATCAATGCATTTTTAAAGCAGATATTTGAAGATTTTGTATCGCTGCGCAGGTATTTGATAGAGTATGGATTCCTGCACCGTACCACGGATTGCCAGTTCTATTCTATGGATTTGGGTAAAATACGGGAGGTGGAGGATCATGAATGA
- a CDS encoding nuclear transport factor 2 family protein → MHCIVYDYWNAIHEQRFDDVRALFHETAQITWPNTQEVFKLDDFIYVNEVYPGEWEEEVLHIYEANDILISEASVKGKDMTFLTIGIFQIRNGKIADLREYWTAVEEIPQWRKELLKQD, encoded by the coding sequence ATGCATTGCATCGTATATGATTATTGGAATGCGATTCATGAACAGCGGTTTGATGATGTAAGGGCACTTTTTCATGAGACTGCACAGATTACATGGCCGAATACACAAGAGGTTTTTAAGCTTGATGATTTTATTTATGTGAATGAAGTCTATCCCGGTGAATGGGAGGAAGAGGTACTGCACATTTATGAAGCAAACGATATCCTGATCAGCGAAGCATCGGTCAAAGGAAAGGATATGACTTTTCTTACTATCGGTATATTTCAAATCCGCAACGGGAAAATAGCTGATTTACGCGAATACTGGACTGCTGTTGAGGAGATACCGCAATGGAGAAAAGAGCTGTTAAAGCAGGATTAG